One genomic window of Stigmatopora nigra isolate UIUO_SnigA chromosome 13, RoL_Snig_1.1, whole genome shotgun sequence includes the following:
- the LOC144206568 gene encoding uncharacterized protein LOC144206568, whose amino-acid sequence MCDCFHLAFPNWHGAPSGTAGRRLRAPDLGSEDCSACDETPHFTEGERPRPQGSSPVDEHPETEKYSDSDKEEDDTQDKKGKGKAAKKSKSFGCGFDRRSTSKMSKLKEAYSPESGMIVKTAKDGGAEGLVYAGGGKEGIFIKEVVPESPASKSLQLKEGDQLLSATVYFDNISYQDAIQILERAQAYKVKLCLKRKPHITETEPLGESDIIPEDETFTPEMREHGKTKRRGDARISWPKFPSLGRGKKSRFTRSHSSSEADEQRKLELSPPTSDTDSPIKTQDALKSKKRHKIKLPSLTKRGRISSSEDQDTDAPTTGTQEAAELLSPEGSQSPIGGRTELHSAEQILLEEGADSRVTKQFAPEDKVEVIAEDSALKTNDLTLALTDKKSPTGPLSPDGKKKKKERSEFKVKILGKDRSQKKEAKAKSPKRLKTLGASLEKAEKNIVKGDHLEHATQIEETSPLKGKSKKRTLPFKREDIEIPGMEDVSLRTKVKGPHDIFQETVQLSIDMDSVKEAVSKLPGYKLPKVDMCGVLIPEEITVIDANAQRISVKTPTKVVESRTKPQAPISKAVDTTTPELFKTSFNLPKVPSDDLSSEEVLNVAWVDPTTQETTQECESNQKSTTAKIVLPSVAFSKSDFRIPDIGLYLPKPDISGPKEDEVKRDSTIFRRESDVKTHIAETSTVMVTSTGEFEYIDSTESPVEWEFDRKASPFQQPRIESSLPKLGDPDINLGQSKSDGKGNSPNAKLGAYKNMPEEKQAVDISASSTEQEAKEHKFKMLPSDFTVLEITGTQPKVNFLKMETDVKKPGQERVAHLAEASDVDLSLANAMAELKEDVDLNLKGTNIDIKIEQTPKEDTDIRQIDELHKKIVIENPELQAFTFNVEHKEKIQNLQVNGREVNIGIAKAKFEVPEVDTEPLYAEIDHKGGKFKMPKFGISMRKIKGPEIDLNIAKNSGTLQEAEVDLKIPCKETKELSVEGDIKTPKIDVAARETSKKHWRPTFKVPKFGVVSPSISRVPDGNKHVKPETFEEILAVSIEQQSIDTDRPSIEMMIIENERDKKGTKLKIPTLGFSIPEVKGPSFDFSNSNKHSDVYKSEFQLSEDKLKESIGTVEIKSHKIENIQYSLSKQSSKEAEIEVGLPEGKMKIRSPQVEFQTPKVDVSIDSKEHELKMPRFGISMPKVKGPDIDISLSKKDGEFKLPKGEVELPEFEVKLPSAEVEIEAPKIEGQGSVEGSPSKFKLPTISFPKFSLKKQSSKGEIEIDLPEGEMKINSPEVEFHTPEVGVSIDGKETTFKMPKFGISMPKVKGTDVDISLSKNDGEFKLPEGEVELPEFEVKSPSAQIETEAPKIEGQGSVEGSPSRFKLPTISFPEFSLKKHSSKGEIEIDLPEGEMKINSPEVEFQTPDVDVAVDGKEQKFKMPKFGISMPKVKGPDIDISLSKKDGEFKLPEGEVELTEFEVKSPSAQIEIEAPKIEGQGSVEGSPSKFKLPTISFPKFSLKKQSNKGDIDVDLPEGEIKIKSPEVELQTPNVDVAVDGKEHKFKMPKFGISMPKVTGPDIDISLSKKDGEFKLPEGEVELPEFEVKLPSDQAK is encoded by the exons CTGGCCGCAGGCTGAGAGCACCAGACCTGGGCTCAGAGGACTGCTCG GCATGTGACGAGACGCCCCATTTTACAGAGGGCGAGAGACCACGACCTCAGGGTTCGTCCCCTGTTGACGAACATCCAGAGACGGAGAAATATAGCGACAGTGACAAGGAG GAAGATGATACACAGGACAAGAAAGGAAAAGGAAAGGCAGCTAAAAAGTCTAAAAGTTTTGGCTGTGGGTTTGATCGACGTTCAACTTCAAAGATGAGCAAACTGAAG GAAGCATATAGCCCAGAGTCAGGGATGATAGTGAAAACGGCCAAAGATGGTGGTGCAGAAGGCCTTGTCTATGCTGGGGGAGGTAAAGAGGGTATCTTCATAAAAGAAGTAGTGCCAGAGTCACCTGCCTCTAAAAGTCTACAGCTGAAAGAAG GTGATCAGCTGCTGAGCGCCACCGTGTATTTTGACAATATTTCATATCAGGACGCCATTCAGATTCTGGAGCGTGCTCAGGCTTACAAAGTGAAGCTCTGCCTAAAACGCAAACCCCACATCACAGAGACAGAGCCCCTTGGTGAATCTGACATCATCCCT GAGGATGAAACTTTCACTCCAGAGATGCGAGAACATGGCAAGACCAAAAGAAGAGGTGATGCACGCATTTCTTGGCCCAAGTTTCCATCTTTAGGGAGAGGAAAGAAGTCCCGTTTTACAAGGTCTCACAGTTCCTCAGAGGCTGACGAGCAGAGAAAGTTAGAGCTGAGTCCTCCCACAAGCGACACAGATTCTCCGATAAAGACTCAGGACGCACTCAAAAGCAAGAAACGTCACAAGATAAAGCTACCATCTCTGACAAAGAGAGGCCGCATTAGTTCATCTGAAGATCAGGATACCGACGCACCAACAACAGGCACACAAGAAGCGGCCGAACTGCTATCACCCGAAGGTTCTCAAAGTCCCATTGGAGGAAGGACTGAACTGCACAGTGCAGAGCAAATACTACTGGAAGAAGGAGCCGACTCACGGGTGACCAAACAGTTTGCTCCTGAAGACAAAGTGGAAGTCATTGCTGAAGACAGCGCTTTGAAAACAAATGATCTAACACTAGCTCTGACggataaaaaaagccccacCGGACCACTTTCTCCAgatggaaagaagaaaaagaaagaaaggtcTGAATTTAAAGTGAAAATTTTAGGTAAGGATAGATCACAAAAGAAAGAAGCAAAAGCAAAATCACCTAAAAGGTTAAAAACACTTGGTGCGAGTTTagaaaaggcagaaaaaaacattgtcaaagGTGATCACCTCGAGCATGCAACTCAGATTGAAGAAACGTCTCCACTTAAAGGcaaaagtaagaaaagaacacTTCCCTTCAAGCGCGAAGACATTGAAATTCCTGGCATGGAGGATGTGTCTTTAAGGACCAAAGTCAAAGGACCCCATGATATATTCCAAGAAACGGTTCAACTCTCGATTGATATGGACAGTGTGAAAGAGGCTGTTTCAAAATTGCCTGGATACAAATTACCCAAGGTCGATATGTGTGGAGTACTAATTCCTGAAGAGATCACTGTGATAGATGCTAACGCCCAAAGAATATCAGTCAAAACACCCACTAAAGTTGTTGAGAGCAGAACAAAACCGCAAGCACCGATCAGTAAGGCAGTGGACACTACAACTCCAGAATTATTCAAGACTTCATTCAACCTACCAAAAGTCCCGTCAGATGACTTATCTTCCGAGGAAGTTCTAAATGTAGCCTGGGTGGATCCGACAACTCAAGAGACAACACAGGAGTGTGAATCTAACCAGAAATCAACAACGGCAAAGATAGTTTTGCCAAGTGTGGCATTCTCAAAGTCAGACTTTAGAATCCCTGACATTGGACTGTATTTACCAAAACCAGATATTTCAGGACCAAAAGAGGATGAAGTTAAAAGAGATAGCACTATATTCAGACGAGAATCAGATGTCAAAACACATATAGCTGAAACATCTACAGTGATGGTGACAAGTACTGGTGAATTTGAATACATTGATTCCACAGAATCACCTGTCGAGTGGGAATTTGATAGAAAAGCAAGCCCATTCCAACAGCCAAGGATTGAATCCTCACTGCCTAAATTAGGAGATCCAGATATTAATTTAGGCCAATCAAAAAGTGATGGAAAAGGCAATTCACCTAATGCTAAATTAGGTGCTTACAAAAATATGCCTGAAGAGAAGCAGGCAGTTGACATTTCTGCTTCTTCCACTGAACAGGAAGCAAAAGAACACAAATTTAAAATGCTCCCATCTGACTTTACGGTGCTGGAAATCACTGGTACACAACCCAAGGTAAactttttgaaaatggaaacaGATGTGAAAAAGCCAGGACAGGAACGAGTGGCTCATCTCGCAGAGGCCTCAGATGTGGATTTAAGTCTTGCAAATGCAATGGCTGAACTAAAGGAAGATGTTGATCTCAATCTCAAGGGCACAAATATTGATATAAAAATTGAACAGACACCCAAAGAGGATACAGACATTAGGCAAATTGATGAATTACATAAAAAGATTGTCATTGAAAACCCTGAATTACAAGCATTTACATTTAATGTAGAGCAtaaagaaaaaatccaaaaccttcAAGTAAATGGCAGAGAAGTGAATATTGGGATTGCTAAGGCAAAGTTTGAAGTGCCTGAAGTTGATACCGAACCTTTGTATGCTGAAATTGATCATAAAGGGGGAAAGTTCAAAATGCCAAAATTTGGCATCTCTATGCGAAAAATTAAAGGGCCAGAAATTGATCTTAATATAGCCAAAAATTCTGGAACACTTCAAGAAGCCGAAGTTGATTTGAAAATTCCTTGTAAGGAAACAAAAGAGCTATCGGTGGAAGGAGATATTAAAACTCCTAAAATTGATGTTGCGGCAAGGGAAACGTCCAAAAAACATTGGAGACCGACATTCAAAGTACCGAAATTCGGGGTGGTTTCTCCAAGTATTTCTAGAGTACCGGACGGAAACAAACATGTCAAACCAGAAACATTTGAGGAAATTTTAGCAGTGAGCATTGAACAACAGAGCATTGACACAGATCGACCATCAATAGAGATGATGATAATTGAAAATGAACGTGACAAGAAAGGAACAAAGTTAAAGATACCCACTCTTGGTTTCTCCATTCCGGAGGTCAAAGGACCAAGTTTTGATTTCAGCAATTCAAACAAACATTCAGATGTATACAAAAGTGAATTTCAACTATCTGAAGATAAGCTAAAAGAAAGTATTGGTACTGTGGAAATTAAATCCCATAAAATTGAGAATATTCAATACTCATTAAGTAAACAAAGTAGCAAAGAAGCTGAAATTGAGGTAGGTCTTCCGGAagggaaaatgaaaataaggtcACCTCAGGTTGAGTTTCAAACACCAAAAGTAGATGTCAGTATAGATAGTAAAGAACATGAGCTTAAAATGCCAAGGTTTGGCATCTCCATGCCAAAAGTGAAAGGGCCAGACATTGACATAAGCTTATCAAAGAAAGATGGAGAGTTCAAGCTTCCAAAAGGAGAAGTTGAACTCCCGGAATTTGAAGTGAAATTACCATCAGCTGAAGTAGAAATTGaagctccaaaaattgaaggacagGGCAGTGTTGAAGGATCTCCATCAAAATTTAAATTACCAACAATCTCATTTCCCAAATTCTCGTTAAAGAAGCAAAGTAGCAAAGGAGAAATTGAGATTGATCTTCCAGAAGGAGAAATGAAAATTAATTCACCTGAAGTGGAATTTCACACACCAGAAGTAGGTGTCAGTATAGATGGTAAGGAAACTAcgtttaaaatgccaaagtttggcATCTCCATGCCAAAAGTAAAAGGGACAGATGTTGACATAAGCTTATCGAAGAACGATGGAGAGTTCAAGCTTCCAGAAGGAGAAGTTGAACTTCCGGAATTTGAAGTGAAATCCCCATCAGCCCAAATAGAAACTGaagctccaaaaattgaaggacagGGCAGTGTTGAAGGATCTCCATCAAGGTTTAAATTACCAACAATCTCATTTCCCGAATTCTCGTTAAAGAAGCACAGTAGCAAAGGAGAAATTGAGATTGATCTTCCAGAAggagaaatgaaaataaattcaccTGAAGTGGAATTTCAAACACCAgacgtagatgtcgctgtagatGGTAAGGAACAGaagtttaaaatgccaaagtttggcATCTCCATGCCAAAAGTGAAAGGGCCAGATATTGACATAAGCTTATCGAAGAAAGATGGAGAGTTCAAGCTTCCAGAAGGAGAAGTTGAACTCACGGAATTTGAAGTGAAATCCCCATCAGCCCAAATAGAAATTGaagctccaaaaattgaaggacagGGCAGTGTTGAAGGATCTCCATCAAAATTTAAATTACCAACAATCTCATTTCCCAAATTCTCGTTAAAGAAGCAAAGTAACAAAGGAGACATTGACGTAGATCTCCCAGaaggagaaataaaaataaagtcacctGAAGTGGAGCTTCAAACACCGaatgtagatgtcgctgtagatGGTAAGGAACATaagtttaaaatgccaaagtttggcATCTCCATGCCAAAAGTAACAGGGCCAGATATTGACATAAGCTTATCAAAGAAAGATGGAGAGTTCAAGCTTCCAGAAGGAGAAGTTGAACTCCCGGAATTTGAAGTGAAATTACCATCAGATCAA GCAAAGTAG